CGATCCATCCCGCGACGGTCTCGGCGTTTGCTGCGCTTCCGGCGATGGTCAGAGCGTCCGACGCTCCGGCAGAGCGATAGGCGCTCTCAATGGTCGCCAGGTCCGCCGACGGATGGACGTTGTGGAGCGCGAGCCGTCCCGGAGCCGCCAGCGCGCCCGCCGTCCCGATGTCGCCAGCCCGCCGGATGCCCGGCAGATAGAAACTCCCCTCGAACGACGCGTCGTCCGTGTTGTCCCACTGCGCCATATCCGCGACCGTGACGAGAATGTCCGGAGCCAGCCCGCGCGCCAGCAGCGCCCAGATGCCCGCTTCCCCTGTCCCGACCAGATGGATGCCCTGCTCACGCGCCGCCGCGTAGGCACACGCCGTCAGGATATCCTGGATGCGGTTCGCCAGTTCCGTCTGATTGAACGTCAGGAAATGGCGCGACTCCTTGCGATCTAACCCTGCGCTCTCGCCCGTGCGGAAGGCGTCGATCGCCAGGACGGAGACGCCGCGCGACAACAGCGCCGACGCGATGCCCGTCGGTCTGCCGTCGTCGCCGACGAAGCTCGCCTTGCCCTCGGGCGACACGAGAACCGCCGCCGCGCCCTTGGGGTTCTTGGCGTGCAGGTAGAGCCCCGGGATCGCATCGCCCGCTCCGGGTCGCGACAGCACCAAGCGCTCCGCGTTGCCGTTCGGCGAGGACGACCGGACATCGACGCGGCTGGGTACCGACGCATTGACGACGTGCTGATACGTCGCGCCCAGAACGGTTCGCGCGCGTTCCAGCAGTTCTGGTGTAACGGGCGCGAGCGACTCCAACTGCGCCTGGGCGGTTGCGATAATCGAATCGACGACTTGCGCCCGCGTCGGAGTGCCAGCGGGAAGCCCCTGCGGGAAGACGCGCATCGTCTCGGGAGCCGGCAGGTCGAAGGGCTGCTCCTTGAGTTTGGTGGCGTCGCGCTCGTCGCGGAGCCATCGGTTCATCCAGGCGTACATCGCCTCGCGGCTGGGCAAGTTGTAGTTGTGCCCGGCGTCGATCTGCACTTCCGCGAGATGGTCCGCCGCGCCGTAGAGCTCGTAGACGCGCCGGATCGCGGGGTACTCGACGCTCGGCGTGTTCTTGGTCCAGTCGCCCGTCGCGGAGATGAGGAGCATCGGGCGTGGAGCCGCCATCGCCCCGATCTCGACGTTCGTGGCGTCCAGGCGCAGATGGGGGGCGTTCTCGCAGAGGCAGCCGCCTTGCATGTGCGCCGAGATCATGTTGACGGGGACGGGAACCTTCACCCGGTCGTCCACGGCTGCGAGGAGGAACGTCTGCGTTCCGCCGCCGGACGCGCCCGTGCAGCCGATCCGCGACTTGTCCACGTCCTCGAGCGATTCCAGGTAATCGAGAACACGGATGCTGTTCCAGAGCTGGAGGCCCAGCAGCGACAGTCCCCAGAGGTACTCCCGCGTTCCCTCGAACTGGTGGTCGATCTGGAGGCTGTCGTTGTAGCCCACCATGTCGTAGCAGAAGGTGACGAACCCCTGCCGGGCGAGCGAGATGCCGCGACCCGGGATCGAGAAATCGTCCGTGTGCTCCAGCCGCCCGTGGCGGGCGTGTCCGTGCGGCGACGCGACGCCGGGGAAGGGCCCCAACCTCCCGCGCGGGCGATAGAGGTTCCCCGTGACGAAGAAGCCGGGATAGCTCTCGAAGGCGACGTTCTCGATGGTGAATCCGTCGCCCTCGATCTTGCCGGTGACGCGGGGGTTCAGCGGAGGCTTGGGCGGCAGCGGAAAGAGCCCGCTGCTGACGAGGATGTGGAGCCGCAGTTCCGCCTTGCGACGCTCCCAGGCGTCCAGCGAATCGTACGTCGGCATCGGCGGGTCGAAGACCGTGTTCGTCTCGGGCAGGTAGGAAAACCGCCGGTCGACGATGGAGCCGTCCGTCGGCAGAACCGTCGTTGTCGCCATGCTCAGCCTTTCCGCTTCGGTCCGATATCGCCGTTTTCGAGCATCGTCAGGAGGGCGCTGTCCGTCGTCGTGAGTGGCAGGTCGATCCGCTCGCGCCGACGGCTCGACTCATACGTGGCGAAGATGAGCTCGGTCGCCTGGAGCGCCTTCCGCACGGAGAGCCTCGGCTCCTCACCGCTTTCAAGGCAGGCGATCAGGTCGAGGATCGAGAGAACCGTGTCGTCGCCCTTCGGCGTGACCGTGGAGAGGTCGGGGAGCTCCCATCCTCGGCTGGACGAGCGCAGCATGCGCAGGGGCGGGTCCGCGTGGGCGATCAGCTCGATGACGCCTTCGGTGCCGACGATGCGCAGGTCTTCGCCGGCGGCTCCGCGCATGCCGGTCAGGAGAAGCCCCTTCCGCCCGTTCTTGTAGAAGACGATGCTGGAGCCCTGGTTCTCCACCGGGACGGCGAACACGGTGCGCGGTTCCCCTTCGACGTGGATCTGTCCCAGGACCGACTGCGCCGGCTCGTCGTTGTTCCAGTAGAAGAACATGTCGAACCAGTGGGTTCCCCAGTCGAACATGTTGGGACACTGACCCTCGAAGCGCGTGACTTCGCCGATGGCTCCGGCGTTGACGAGCTCGCGCGCCTTGACGAACCGCGCGCCGAACCGCCGCTGGTGGCAGAAGGTCGTCAGGACGTTCGCGTCGGCGACGAGCCTGCCGATCTCCTGGGCATCGCCCCAGGTGGGAGCCATGGGCTTCTCGGCGTGGATCGCCTGGACGCCCGCCTCGACCGAGGCGCGGATGAGCGGCAGGTGGAGCCCCGTCCAGACGCAGACGCTGACGATGTCGGGCTTCTCCTTCGCCAGCATCTCCTTCGGGTCGGCGTAGATCTTCGGAACGCCGAACTCCTCCGAGAGCTTCTTCGCGTTGTCCGCCGACGGGTCCGCGCACGCGACGAGCTTGACGTTGGGCGCCGCGACATACCCACGAGCGTGTCCCCGTCCCCTGCCACCACAGCCGATGATCGCCGCTTTGAGCTCTGCCATGCCGATAGTCCTTCGGAAGATGCTCCACGCAATGACCGGCGACCGTTGTCCCTCAAGACGCCCCCCGGCGCAAGACCGGAGCCGTCCGCCGGTGGTGCTCGGGTGGTAGGACCGGCTCATGGGGTTCCTCTTGCCGAAAACCTCGCGCTGTCGGTCCCCACAGCGCCGAATCAGCGCCCGGCGCGTTTGACAGACTGGCTCCCAGGGCTATGAATCGTACGGGTACGTTGCTTCGCACATAACGGCTAAGAAGGGATACGTTCAATGAACCGGCTCATTCTGAGCGTCGGTGTGCTCGCCCTCGCCTGCTCGCTCTCCATCCCGGGTTCCGCCAAAGTCATCACGCTGTTCGAAGACGACGCGGCGTTCATCGACGCCCTGCCGAACCAGGACACGGCGACCGAGATCGCCATCGAAAAGAAGATCGTCTTCAAGGGCAAGGTCGCCGTCAAGCTCGACGCGAAGGGCAATGCTGCGACCAATGGGCAGAAGTACAACGCGAACATCGCCGGATGGGCGTACTCGATCGTCGAGAAGCCGTCCAAGGATACCGACGCCCGCTACATCCTCTTCTCGTGGCGCAAGGATGGCGGCGCGGGGATCATGATCCAGTTCCCCGACAACGGCGCGTGGGGAGCCGTCAACGCCGCGTTCGTGGACCCGCCAGCTCCGGGAACCCGGCGTTACATCGCCGGCGAAAACCTGACGGGCTGGACGGGCATCCAGGTCAGCAAGGATGTGCCGAAGAACTGGACGCCCGTCATCCGCGACCTGTGGGGAGACTTCACCAACTTCACGATGACCGGCGTCGCGCTGACGCAGTTCAACGAGATCGGCTACTACGACGCCATCTACCTGGCGTGGACGAAGGCGGAGCTCGAAGCGATCGTCCAAGGCGTCCTGCCGGTGGAACCGAGGACGAAGCTCGCCACGGCTTGGGCGGAGCTCAAGACCCAGTAGCCGGCGCGCACCCAACCGCCGATGGAACCCATCCACAAATCAACGCGCCCATCGCTCGAAGGAGTGATGGGCGCGCGGCTGACGCGTCGAGCCCGCGCAATCCCCGTTGGGCATGGCAAGAGCCGTTCACCAAGCTGCCGCCGCAACACTCACCTGAATCCGTCATTCCCTTTCACACAGGAGCCGATGCGGACTGGGTTCCTACCCGTCGTTCCCCCGCAGCGCGTTGGCGATGCGCCCGTAGAGCGCCCGCACGCCCTCTCCCGCGAACTCCGGCACGCGCATCATGTGGTGGGGCTTCCCGCACGCGGCGTGGTGATCGACAGGAGCGTAGCCGCCGAGCTCGCCCCAGTACTGCGAGATCGTCGGCACGACGGCATCGGAGAGCTTCGCCGAGATGACCACGGGCGACGCGTCGGGCGGGAGCGGCGATCCGTCGAGCGAGCAGACCTTCGGCGGCGGCACGCGCCCGTCATCCGGCGGCGGAGGCAGGGCGGGCTTCCTACGCGTCGTGATGAACCATCCGAGGGCGAAGAGCGCGGTGCCGAAGTTGCTCGGCGGGATCGGTTCGGTTCCCGCGATGAAGGACACGTAGCGAAGACCGGGATCGTCCGTCACGCGTTCGTTGAAGACGCGCATCGAGCGGACGCGGAGCTGTTCGAGGGCTCCCCGGCTGCGGGCGATGCTGTCGAGGAACCCCTGGATCGACTCGCGTTCCTCCTTCGTCGCGATGAGCAGTCCTTCGACGAACCGCAGGAACTCCTCGCGCTGCGGTTCACCGAGAACCCGCTGGATGACTGCGCGATGCTTGTCGGCGAGCCTGCCGAGCTCCGCGATGCGGTCGGACGTGCTCCACTTGGCGAAGATTCCCGCGAAGAATCCGAAGAGGTCGTCTGCCCGCCAGGCGCGGTAGAAGTCCGCCATCGGCGTGCCGTGGTTGGGCGTCGCCAGCGTTACGGCGGCTCTGACGCGCGAGCGCACGGCGGCTGGCAGCGTCAGGGGCGTCGCGGGCGAGAGGAGATAGCGGACGTCGAGTCCGCCGGTGCTGAATCCCAGCAGGTAGAGTCGGTCGGTGGGGTCGAGGGCGTCGCCGTCGCGGGTCGTCTCGCGGATCGTGTCGCACAGCTTGGCGGATCGGCGTTCGATGGAGCCGATGGGTTCGGTGGGAACCGGCACGCACCGGAAACCTTCGGCGGTCAGGATCGGGATGACCGCGTCCCAGAAGCCCCAATAGCCCTCTTTGCCGCGATATCCGAGGTAGCCGGGCACGAGGTAGAGCGTGTCGATGGGCGTTCTCCGCGGCTGGTGGTCTGTTCAGGTGAACGTTCGAGGAACCCCCCTCCCCAATCCTCCCCCACGCTTCGCGGGGGGAGGGGCTCCATCCCCTCCCTCTTGAATGGGGGAGGGTTAGGGTAGGGGTTGGCTGCCCTGCGACTCGTCCCGACAGACCGCTAGACGAGTCCGCCTCGGAACCGAATCTCATTGATCTGGCGACGGCTGCGCTGCTGGTACTCGCGGAGGGTCTCGATGCCGTCGCGCTTGCAGAGGTCGCGGGCGCGGACGCCGGGCTTGGCGGCTCGCAGAAGCCACCACGCCTCCATCTCGAAGTGCCGCTCGATGACGGCTTCCCCGTTGTCGATGAGCCGCCGCACCTTGTCGCCGGTGAAGTTCTCGTGGATGAGGACGCGGTCGAGGTCGAGCGTCGCGATGGTCTGTCCTGGCCGGGGCTGGAGGACGTCCGCAAGGTTCTCGCCGGTGATGTCGATGAGGTTGCCCCATCCGACGGGGACGATGGGGTAGTGGTAGAGCATCG
This window of the Candidatus Poribacteria bacterium genome carries:
- a CDS encoding Gfo/Idh/MocA family oxidoreductase — its product is MSRSYHPSTTGGRLRSCAGGRLEGQRSPVIAWSIFRRTIGMAELKAAIIGCGGRGRGHARGYVAAPNVKLVACADPSADNAKKLSEEFGVPKIYADPKEMLAKEKPDIVSVCVWTGLHLPLIRASVEAGVQAIHAEKPMAPTWGDAQEIGRLVADANVLTTFCHQRRFGARFVKARELVNAGAIGEVTRFEGQCPNMFDWGTHWFDMFFYWNNDEPAQSVLGQIHVEGEPRTVFAVPVENQGSSIVFYKNGRKGLLLTGMRGAAGEDLRIVGTEGVIELIAHADPPLRMLRSSSRGWELPDLSTVTPKGDDTVLSILDLIACLESGEEPRLSVRKALQATELIFATYESSRRRERIDLPLTTTDSALLTMLENGDIGPKRKG